CATAGGTCCCATTGGAAGACGTCGCCATTCTTTCGTTTTAGAAGATAATCTTTGTCGGCCGCTTCTTTGAACACCGGAGATGCCTGGCCAAGATACGGATTGATCCATACACAAACCTTCGTGATCAGTCCAGTGTCTTTGAGTCTCGAGATCTGACCTTTGGGATCTGGGAAGTGTGAGGACATGAATTCGAAGTCGCACCAGCGGAATCCGCGCATCCAAAAGCAATCGTAGTGGAAGACCTGAAGTGGTATGTCACGATCCCTCATGCCTTCAATGAAGCTGTTGACTGTCTTCTCATCGTACTCCGTGGTGAACGACGTGCTCAACCATAGGCCAAAACTCCAAGCCGGAACCTTGTTTGGCTTGCCAGTCAGGGTGGTGTACCTGCTCAGGATATCCTTTGGACTTGGACCATAGATAATGTACCATTTCAAGCGCTGGCCTTCCACGCTGGTCTGGACACGACAGCTTCGCTCGCTTCCGACTTCGAGCTCGACCCGTTCCGGTGTGTCAATGAAAATACCATAGCCTCGATTCGACAGCCAGAAGGATATGTTCTTGTAAGCTTGGTCGCTAGATGTTCCACCATCTGCGTTCCACAAGCTGATGCTCTGGCCGACCTTATTGAGAGTGCCAAATCGCTCGCCGAGACCATAAACTTGCTCGCCGACACCAAGGGTGGTTTGTGTCAGGATGTAATGCTTGAAGTCTCGCATATCGGCGGTCTGCATGGGGCTGCCAGGTCCTGGCGAGAAGGCGAAAGCAACACTTCGGTCGAGCAACGATGTCAGCTTATGCTTGCCATCTGCGCTGTGGAACTGGACATCGAACGTGTGTGGTTTCGCAGTGACTGTTGCTGCGACGCTGCCCGAGGTAAGAGTTGTGTCAGTGTCTGTCTTAGAGATCGAGGCACTGACTTGGGGCTGCCCGGCCGGAAAGAGTTCGAAGTCAGGACCTTTCTTGACAGCACCATGCCAATGGGTCACTTCCACAGACAAGATACCATCGCTAACAGCTTCGAGATCCACGGTCAAGGTAGGCCTGTTCAATGTGTCGCCTCTCGAACGGATCTTGGCAGTAGGACAAAGCAAGCCAAGCTTCTTGCCTCCGTTGCACTCCTCGATTGAGTATATGTCTTCAGCATACTCGACTCGTTTGTCTTCCGCCACCAACCACATTCCTTTACGAACATTAGCGACCGTTGTAGTACTAATGACTAGAGCCTTCCTCACCATCTCGGAACTTCATGATAGCGGCGTCTTAGTACTACGCTGCCTCGGCGAAAAGCTTCAGCAGGCCTCTATGCTCACTTGAGCAGAAGAAACAATGGACACGATTGTAAGAGAAGAACAACAAACCATCAGATGATCCATCATCCAACATGGAGGGGCATACGGAACAATACAGGCCGAGGTATTGTTCCGTCTAAGCTGCATTACATTGCAGCATGGAACAGCAGGGCAGCATTGGACGCAAATGCGAAGGGCCTTCGACACGGAAAATATGCAACGTCGCCTCTTACGTGGAAGCAAAGAACCTGTTTCGGCGTGTGTGTTAGAAATGACCTCTCGAAGATAGACTCCGTACCAAGCCACAAGGAGCACTCACCAAAGGCCCGGTCCACTGCTACCCTTGCTTGCCTGCATCATGACGAGCATGACAGCTTTAGCCACACATCTGCAGAGCTCTGTAGACCCGAATCCGAAGTTCTGTTCTGACAGACGTCACCGTCGGCATGACTGGTGATTTTGCTTCATAGCAGCTCTTCGTCCACAATCCAGGCTGATCACTCGACATCTCTGTGCACACATCAGTAGCATGCCAGACCAATCCAAACCACTGAGCCGCGAACCAGAAGTCGAAGATCTCATCAAGAACTTCATAACACCCGTTGGTCAAGGTTACGACCGCAACCACTCCACACATCCCGTGCAACTCAATGCTTCGACACACCGCGTGAAAATCAATGGCCAAGTCACAAGACCTATAGAGCTGTCAATTTCAGAGCTTCGGAACGAGTTTGCGCAACACGAAGTTGTCTGCGCGCTGCAGTGCGCGGGCAACAGAAGGCATGTCATGCGCACGAAGATCAAAGAGGTCGATGGAGTGGACTGGTTGGAAGGCGCAGTTATGAATTGTAAATGGCGTGGTCCGCTTTTGGCTGATGTGCTCGAGCGTGCTGGAGTCAAGATCGATCAACAGGATCGAGGCAATGCGCATGTTGCGTTCGCATCGTGTGAAGTGGAATGCGATGATGCCGCATGGTATGGCGCCAGTATCCCCTTGTCCAGGGCATTGCGCCGGGACGCAGAAGTCGTGCTTGCGCTTGACATGAACGATCAGCCTCTTTCACTCGGTCATGGATTTCCGGTGAGGGTTGTAACGCCGGGTATTGCGGGTGCGAGATCTGTCAAGTGGTCGAACCAGGTCACAGTGCAGATGCAGGAAAGCGAGAACCATTGTCAACACTTCGATGACAAAGTGCTGCCGCCGGAGGTGACCAGTATGGAGCAGGCCAAAGAAGTCTGGGAGACGATCCCCGCTGTGCAGGAGATGCCAGTGAATCCCGTGATTGCGTGGCCTCAgagcgggagtgccgtgcGACGTGATGCGGACGGCACTGTGAGCGTCGCAGGTTACGCTCTTCCAGGTGGCGAAGACGGACCTGTCGTCAAGGTGGAGGTCACGGCCGATGGTGGTAAGTCGTGGCGGGAAGCTGAGCTGATAGCGCACCCCGAAGAGAGCAAGTGGTCGTGGAAGCTATGGCAAGCTCTTACGAAAAACACCCACACCTGGATGATCCACAGCTGGGGAAAAGTGTCCACGACAGAGGCGCTAGCCCAAGACAGACCTTGCTGGACTCAGGGGATTCCGAACCTGAAAGCGACAACGCAGGCGCCAACACATCGAGAGCTACTGCAGGCAAGGAAACAAGGTCGCGCTTCTTTCCGAGACAAGAAGCAATGACAACTACTCGGCGGTCGGCAATGGAAAATGTCCATGACGACTACGTACCCCCATACGGGTCACAGTTTGATCACGGGGATGAGTTCGACGAGAACGGAGCACGAATCGATCCACCCAGCGACACAGAGGTGGGCGAGGAAACGCCGCTGTTCAATCTCCCTGACACGGTCACTGCCAGGAGACTACGGAAGGCACGATCCACGCCACAGGTTGACAACCATGACGACTCCCAAAAGAAAGGAGAACCGGTCTTACGGATTTCAACTTGCCAACGATGACTCCGATGACAGCGACTTCTTCGAAACAATGGCACCCGGAGCAAACAAAAGGCGCCGGAATGACGTACTGCCGCACAAGAAAGCTAGTGGCTGCACAAACGATTTATGTCAAAGCAAAGAGTCAAATCGGCAGGGACCAGACGGAGCCCTCTGTCAGGCGTGCAATGCGCGTTGGCGGAGGTGGTTGAAAACGGACCAACGAGGAGGACCAGACGGTTGGAAAACCACTGCAGCAGGACGAAGTCGGAAAGGCATACACAAGAAAGTGCAACCCACTGCACAACTAGATTCGGAGCAACGATCCAGCGACTCCGAAGGAGTGATGGCGCCAAAAAGGGCACCTAGGGGAGGCACACTAAGAGCTCACTGCCCTGATGGGGAGAAATGTCAGGCGTGTTTTGACTACAGTATGAACTACAGGAAGGCTCCCGGTGAACCAAAGTGTGTCGGGTGCACTAAAACGAAGAGAATATGCCGAAAACTACAGCTTCAAGCAGACGGCAGCCTGCCGGCTAAGAGAGCGTTCAGTTCAGTTCCGCCCAAACCTGGGACGCTGAGATTTGAACAATTCTGCGACCTATGCGCAAAGGCTTCAAAACGATGTGATGCTCAGCAGCCGATCAATCCAATGCAGCCGTGTACGCCCTGCCGGACGGGTAGGAAACGGTACTGTATTTCTCAGGCACAAAGGGCCCGAGCCGACGCCGGCCCCAGGTGTCTGGCCTGCGCTAGACACTCCAGGCGCTGTGACCGTTTGGCACCATGCGACGTATACAAAGAAACTGGACACTCCCGTTGTACGTACGAGTCTGACGACAAGACAAGGTGGTACACAGTACTTGTCAGTCCAGTGTCGCCGGACCAGGGAACGAATGACAAGGACGCTAATGTTGACCATTACAATGGCAGCAAGCAATGGTGCCGTTTCTGCGAGATCAAGGGTGGCACGAACAGATGTGATTTCCGACCAGGGGGCCCGCCGTGCACACCATGCTTCGACTCCGTTCAACGAGGGGCCGACCGATGCACGAACTGGACAGGCCCTGGGGAAATCGAGTCGGTGGCAACCAGAATGTTCCACCGTAACGATTCGAACGAAATTGTGAGGGACATCACGAAGGATGACAACTGGAGCCGGTCAAATATCGCTCCTGGTGCGGCAACGAGCGGCCGACGGAGGCCTGCAGTTGAAGACTCCGACGACATAGATGAATATCAGGAGCAAGAAGAAGATGACATATACTCTGAAGAGTACCGTGCCAAAGCTCGGGAAGCCTTGAAGAATCATAACTTTAGAACGACTTTTATGACAGCCACGACTTTGGCAGCTTTCGAGAACTCGGTGGATGTTGCACTGCGACCAGACCCTCAGTCCTTTGCGCAAGCTATGAAGAGCCCTGATGCTCACCAATAGAGGCAAGCCATTCAGGCCGAGTACGACAGCCTTATGGAGAACAACACGTGGGAGGTTGTAGATCTTCCAGCAGGGAGGAAAGCCCTTACCACGAAATGGGTTCTCAAGAAGAAGCTCGGTGCCCATGGCGAGCTCTTGAAATACAAGGCCAGGATGGTAGCACGTGGCTTTCAGCAGGTCGAGGGCTACGATTATACGGAGACGTACTCTGGAGTAGTGAAAGCATCAGCCTACCGTCTACTATTCGCGCTAACGGTGCTGAACAAGTGGACCTGTCACCAGATGGACGTTAGCACAGCATTCTTGAACGGTGAGGTCTTCGAGGACATCTACATCTACCCACCTCAAGGATACCCCCACCCCGGAAAAGTTTTACAACTTCGAAAGGCTCTCTACGGGTTAAAGCAGTCACCCCGACAATGGTACAGAAAACTGAGACAGTGGCTCCTAGACAACGGCTAGAAGATCTCGAAGTATGACGAGTGTGTGTTCTACCACGCAGAGAACACACTTATGATTACGGTCTACGTGGACGACATTAACATTTTCGGCCCCACCGAGGAAAATATCGACACCTTCAAAGCGCAAATATCGAGCGCTTTCAAGATGACCGACGCGGGTAAAGCGGCATAGTATCTAGGCATGCAACTGGATTGGCGGCCGGATGGACTGTACATCCATCAAAATGGGTTCATTCAACAAACCCTTAGCAAGTTTACCCTGCTGGGTTCAGCACCCGCAACGGCGCCGCTAGACCCTACTCGAAAGTACCTGGCGGAGAAGGAGACCACCGCGGAGGCGAGTTTCAAGACCAGATTTATGTCTATGGTCGGGTCCCTCAACTATCTCCAGTCCAAAACATACTGGCCGCTTGCGTTCCCCATATCCCTAATCTCACGATTCATGTCGAACCCGACCTAGTAGCACATAGACGGAGTCCTCCAGATTTTCCGATACCTCGGGTGCCACAAAATCGGGCTCCATTACAGCCCCAAAGCGGAACCTACGATAAGAGGCTTCGTTGACAGTGACTGGGGTGGAGACACGGACACGGGAAAGTCCACTACTGGTTGGGTGTACACACTCGCAGGCTCGCCAATATCATGGAGCTCCCAGAGACAAAAGACCGTCTCTAGCTCCTCTACAGAGACATAGTACATTGCTGCATCGGACGCCTGCAAAGAAAGTATATGGCTGAAAGATTGACGGAATCATCGATCTCTgcgccaaaacacgacacattcgaaagctcttatcaaggccattccaacgatataaaaagcaggccactgcccctaggactgagggagttctaccccattcaatctggacagcttgaagctctcttcaccctgtttcttcagctccaaacgccgcggaggtgcctagctacattaggcaactcctaggcaatggcagcccaggctacggtactaacggcgcctacggccctacaggcgaagcccccccaagacaactggcagcaacttatagaggacgcaaaaagcatggaaactaacgatcagctcccttaccggtctctacaggtaatgatcactcagctacgcacggcgcttgtactgtcgtatcaccgagggcaacaagaaatgaggacgacgtcccaggcgattagcaaggccacccggaatcaacacccccatagctgggcatcggtcgcggcatcgataccaggcccccgcccaacgcacgatgcagttacgatccgcattgcagcaaaggaagaccaggccgaagttgcgaagctatcgaacaaggagctcgcccaACGAATTAACCAACCAGGGGTGGTCGCAGTGAAccaacagtctaacggcaccctacagatctatactagctctgctactgctaggaggcacctagaggcacagccacagtgggcatctaaggttgcggcatcagcgaaggtctcaacgaaacaattcacgatcctagtccacgacatgcctaaggagtttgacccaaccaaccagggtcacctacgcgctctccaagaggacaacccggtcactcttaactctccaatccagaaggcgacttggctccataggaaatggccagaaggcaagaaggcctcggcgctaatagtatggctacaagacgcgaaagcggcggatctagcgatagaacaaggcctggtctggcaatacagcctcaagacagtagaaaagcactcctcatcctttcgtgtcctccaatgcttcaaatgccaacagtatggacaccaaacctacacgtgcacaaacaagcaggcctgctcgaactgtgcaggagaccatatgtctagggactgtacatcgactacgagacggtgcgcgaactgtccggggcaccacccatcgtatagtgcggaatgcccacagcggaaactagcgaaaaacaaggcaatcacaaacagaaccgtcgccccaagattctacggcgaccgtgaggctagcccacaccggaaccaactagcggcggtcgggcacaagcgccctagggccgagaacgatgtaaaggatgcgcagcctagggcgtacgggaggccacgtgctctgctagctgcggcgagggaatctaaccaggcccggctcccctttagtacacagccgataggcgtagaccaggacgcacagggcagtaggacacaggacgatacagaggaaatgattgtcgatgccgatgactagcctcgacacgcttagcatcatccagtataacgtcaaccatagcaaggatatagtccagaaccatttcctacacgaggcggacccgcgcgtccaccacgtccttgcaatccaggagccatggattaacccgcactataagagaccaacgacctgcaagtcaccaggctacacgacatgcctacgaggcgacggcagaccccgcacgtgcttctatgtcagcaaggacatactagaatccgactgggaggtagtgtactacgcagacgaagaaggcgggggcgatattacctccctccacgtgggtagcacctggatacacaacctatacatgcaaccgccagcctcgaggtctagccgcgacctaggggtctgcagacacctagacagtgcgctcaagagacaagggtgccacatcgtagtaggagacttcaacatacaccacccttcctgggaaagccttatgcagccgcaccctatagccgacgaagtactcgacttgatggcgagcaacgcaattgccctcaataccccgaaggacctgggcacctggaagagagggggactccaaggcacgatcgacctctcctggatctcagatagccactaccacacggtaacctactgtgggatcgaacatgaactcgaggcgtcgtcagaccacatgccagtcaggacctctattgcgacacagatacaacgcacaccagcgagaacccctaagccaaactggggaaaggcccactgggccaacatccaggcgtacctcgatgactccaagaggctagtccagatcgcgcagcagcaatacaacagtaaagacgagatagacgaagcagtccaggggttgacagacgaaataagaaaagcgacctcactccacgttccgcttgcccaaccaacgacatggtccaaaccatactggacgccggagtgcactgcggtagtaagagaagcaaggagagcccgccgggtgtggacgagcagccatagcgaggaggcctgga
Above is a window of Fulvia fulva chromosome 6, complete sequence DNA encoding:
- a CDS encoding Alpha-xylosidase yields the protein MKFRDGMWLVAEDKRVEYAEDIYSIEECNGGKKLGLLCPTAKIRSRGDTLNRPTLTVDLEAVSDGILSVEVTHWHGAVKKGPDFELFPAGQPQVSASISKTDTDTTLTSGSVAATVTAKPHTFDVQFHSADGKHKLTSLLDRSVAFAFSPGPGSPMQTADMRDFKHYILTQTTLGVGEQVYGLGERFGTLNKVGQSISLWNADGGTSSDQAYKNISFWLSNRGYGIFIDTPERVELEVGSERSCRVQTSVEGQRLKWYIIYGPSPKDILSRYTTLTGKPNKVPAWSFGLWLSTSFTTEYDEKTVNSFIEGMRDRDIPLQVFHYDCFWMRGFRWCDFEFMSSHFPDPKGQISRLKDTGLITKVCVWINPYLGQASPVFKEAADKDYLLKRKNGDVFQWDLWQAGMGIVDFTNPAACEWFVGCLKKLFDTGVDSIKTDFGERIPTQDVQWHDDSVDPARMHNFYPFMFNKLVFEALQERYGKDEAVLFARSACAGTQRFPLQWGGDCESTFEAMAESLRGGLSLGLSGFSYWSVDIGGFEGYPDATIYKRWVQFGLLCSHSRLHGSNSYRVPWLIDDDDTSEQGSTAVLRRFTQLKCRLMPYLYSQAIESMKHGWPVSVRAMALEFPDDRTAWYCDQQFMLGSSILVAPILNESGDIEFYLPAGRWTSIWDDTVVNGPRWVKETHGSDTLPIYLREGSILVLGKSGEKRTVYDWTKPDNHEIRLIEPNANSKFQLYDSDGQFYATLETQEDNGAWKVKGMEALNVRRHSRDQNY
- a CDS encoding Sulfite oxidase, mitochondrial, whose protein sequence is MPDQSKPLSREPEVEDLIKNFITPVGQGYDRNHSTHPVQLNASTHRVKINGQVTRPIELSISELRNEFAQHEVVCALQCAGNRRHVMRTKIKEVDGVDWLEGAVMNCKWRGPLLADVLERAGVKIDQQDRGNAHVAFASCEVECDDAAWYGASIPLSRALRRDAEVVLALDMNDQPLSLGHGFPVRVVTPGIAGARSVKWSNQVTVQMQESENHCQHFDDKVLPPEVTSMEQAKEVWETIPAVQEMPVNPVIAWPQSGSAVRRDADGTVSVAGYALPGGEDGPVVKVEVTADGGKSWREAELIAHPEESKWSWKLWQALTKNTHTWMIHSWGKVSTTEALAQDRPCWTQGIPNLKATTQAPTHRELLQARKQGRASFRDKKQ
- a CDS encoding Retrovirus-related Pol polyprotein from transposon RE2; amino-acid sequence: MFHRNDSNEIVRDITKDDNWSRSNIAPGAATSGRRRPAVEDSDDIDEYQEQEEDDIYSEEYRAKAREALKNHNFRTTFMTATTLAAFENSRQAIQAEYDSLMENNTWEVVDLPAGRKALTTKWVLKKKLGAHGELLKYKARMVARGFQQVEGYDYTETYSGVVKASAYRLLFALTVLNKWTCHQMDVSTAFLNGEVFEDIYIYPPQGYPHPGKVLQLRKALYGLKQSPRQWYRKLRQWLLDNG